Proteins from one Argopecten irradians isolate NY chromosome 15, Ai_NY, whole genome shotgun sequence genomic window:
- the LOC138308819 gene encoding BTB/POZ domain-containing protein 6-like, which yields MAGLETGPATPMSDIFQDSVTKSLSALCLDANLSDIKFVFPEEPGKVAIPAHRLILAMRSAVFRTMFYGSLPESGPEVKIVDIASDIFSSILRYVYTDEVAIDDETVIPLLHASQKYELLTLLHECESYLEGALNVKNVCTILNHAALFGMDDLIKDALSFIEINAAEVFKEESFTFLTQSNFAMVLKSERIGTAEINIFNAAMRWADEQCSKNEKTLNGENRRQALGNMLYQLRFNLLSLEDFSNVVVPTEVLTDDILLKFYKLFTQKNFDPDTITNFIKTPRLEYPPLEVNLQALTQIPTCTFVQSSGVKLGLVGERGVQSLETVSVYTTQPMKIRQLDFVPTPTGTPDHPKIGHNPQGEFRIEQALVYIDDVSGEVVKPIYKGKIPLGMKTSMKFDLVLQIGDWTKLAIGVSKMCSVCGIMVAPEYSKIPEQYTRNRHGNSIKSPNTKSVAAFGGSFQIATSGQNIIKSIRFEKEYPINLSISQT from the exons ATGGCGGGTCTAGAGACAGGACCAGCCACTCCAATGAGTGACATATTCCAGGATTCTGTGACAAAGTCACTGTCCGCTTTATGTCTCGATGCAAATTTGTCCGACATCAAGTTTGTCTTTCCTGAAGAACCGGGTAAAGTTGCCATCCCTGCCCACCGACTGATCCTGGCGATGCGGAGTGCAGTATTCCGAACCATGTTTTATGGCAGTTTGCCGGAGAGTGGGCCTGAGGTGAAAATTGTAGACATTGCAAGCGACATCTTCTCATCAATATTAAG gTACGTCTATACAGATGAGGTTGCCATTGACGACGAGACTGTTATTCCACTCCTTCACGCTTCACAGAAGTACGAACTGCTGACCTTGCTCCACGAGTGCGAGAGTTATTTAGAAGGCGCACTGAATGTAAAGAATGTCTGTACCATTCTTAATCACGCGGCGTTGTTTGGCATGGACGACCTCATCAAGGATGCGTTAAGTTTTATAGAAATCAACGCGGCAGAGGTGTTCAAAGAGGAGTCCTTCACCTTCCTTACTCAGAGTAACTTTGCTATGGTGCTGAAGAGCGAGCGGATCGGAACAGCCGAAATCAACATCTTCAATGCTGCCATGAGATGGGCGGATGAGCAATGCAGCAAGAATGAGAAGACTTTGAATGGTGAAAATCGCAGACAAGCGCTAGGGAATATGTTATATCAGTTGAGATTTAACTTACTGTCATTAGAAGACTTCTCCAATGTTGTTGTCCCTACCGAGGTTTTAACTGATGATATACTACTCAAGTTTTATAAACTTTTCACACAAAAGAATTTTGATCCCGATACCAttacaaattttatcaaaactcCCAGGCTTGAGTACCCTCCATTGGAAGTAAATCTTCAGGCGTTGACACAAATCCCTACATGCACTTTTGTCCAGTCGAGTGGGGTAAAACTAGGCCTGGTGGGAGAGAGGGGGGTGCAAAGTTTAGAAACAGTATCTGTTTATACAACTCAGCCAATGAAGATCAGACAACTCGATTTTGTTCCTACCCCCACGGGGACTCCCGACCATCCAAAAATAGGACACAATCCCCAGGGGGAATTCCGTATAGAACAAGCTCTGGTCTACATCGACGATGTGTCGGGCGAGGTAGTGAAGCCGATATACAAGGGGAAAATCCCCCTGGGGATGAAAACCTCAATGAAGTTTGATCTTGTCCTCCAGATTGGAGACTGGACCAAATTAGCCATCGGGGTAAGTAAGATGTGCAGTGTATGTGGCATCATGGTAGCCCCGGAGTATAGTAAGATCCCTGAACAGTACACCAGGAATAGACACGGTAACTCTATCAAGTCCCCTAACACTAAATCAGTCGCTGCCTTTGGTGGCAGCTTCCAGATTGCAACGTCGGGACAAAACATTATTAAGTCCATCAGGTTTGAGAAGGAATATCCAATAAATCTAAGTATATCCCAAACATAA